gttttttcaggacaaagcgctactgctattgggcttagtagtagcgcgctccctgctccagcgctactgctacagcAAAAGAAAACCCGCGGGCCGGCCCCCCGCACCCTCATCTCTTTGAATCGTCCCCCTCCGCCCGACACCGGCAGCTGCGGTTAGGGTTTCTCCTCTCCCACCgtgcgccaccgccgccgcaggtAATGCGCCTCCCCCCTCTCGCCCCCCTCCGCTGCTCCTCCACCCTCTCGCCGCCCACTCTGTTGCCGCCCGCGAGCTCTGGCTGGGCGCCTTTGGCCGACCGCCCTCGATCCCCTTGCCGGCCGCTGTCGTAGCCCCTCTCGTAGGAAAGTCACCGGCCTTCCCCTCGTCAGCACCCCCGACCGAGGTCACCATGCCATCCCCCCTCCTCGTCAGCACCCCCCGAGGGCTGCCCTAGCTAGATGCAGCGAGGGCTTACGAATTTCAGATGGATAGGCAGCGGCGTAGTGAGGTGTAGTTCATTACCTCTGAAGATTTGGCATGACCTAGCTAGATGCTTGGAAAGAAACGCACCCttttattgttattttttctgtacatggataactagatgcttttgtttttctgtaataagttattttttggcaaaatgtagaTGCCAATTTAGTTGAAATGCTTTGGTAGGTGGTACCGTGATCTGCTAGATATTGGTTTTGATACAAGTATTTGGTTTGCAAGTGCTAAGTTAATCCCAATCAAATTTGCCACTTGTTTTTTAATCAGTTATCTTAGGCAATAGGggccaaattagatgaaatgtcttggtaggtggtaccCTGATTTGGTAGATATTTGTGAAAAGTTTTTTCGACAATAGGTGCCACTGAAATGCTTTGGTAGGTGGTACCTTTTCATCTTATATGTTACTAGATCTTAGGATTATAATTGTCCATCaaattgcttctcgcggaagaaTCTTTTCATCTAGAGATATCGGTGATATATACACAAGATTTGGCATTTGCCTGCTAGCTGTTGGTTCTATTCTAGAAGGTGTTAGTAAGCTAATTGAGAACTTGTTGGCCGCGAGTCTTGTTGGCTGATTTGGCATTTGCCTGCTAGTGTTGGTTCTATTATAGAAGGTGTTAGTAAGTTAATTGAGAGCTTGTTGTTTACTTTTTGGGATCGGGTTCCACTATGAATATATAACTGAAgaagaaccaaaaatatcacatgctactgtttttctttcttgtgaagtggatcgttaatcctttgctcatattgctttaggaaaatggcgccgccgccaccaccaccacgtcgactgtgcaagtcaaggtgcgccggcagccttgcaactggcaagctgttTGGCATCTACTTCCAGTCGAGTTTTCGTCGTGCGGCGGTAAGCAATTAtatgaaatgtaacaactattttgtttttagtgttggcattactgcattgtgtcattttgctttttttacatagatcgtcccatgcaatgtgaggttgaaattcaacaagctgataGGAGACGCCGTGACctttgaggctcctggggggcCCTACACaatggaggtcgagaaaggacgcaatatgtcgcagattggagAAGATGGATGGGTCTGTTTCCTCGCTCGCATACGTgttactggtggtgagttgatcagcttctccttcagagcagaaagtcccaagctggctgtcatttatATCAACAAGGTGGAatatgatgaagatgatgaggacccactcgatgaagatgatgaggacccacttcatgaagccatcgtagctcaaagaatgaggctgagcgaggaggaggtgtgcaacctatgggacataattccgccacgtgatgactttgttggaGTGTCATTCGTGACCCacctgacaagtaccatggttgATCGGCATGATATGGTATGTTATACTAACTGTAGTAATttgatatgcttagtgaatccgatgatatgctttattgttatacttacaaatgcaaattttccgatgatatgcttagtgaatccgatgatatgctttagtgtcgagtccgatcacatgcttattagtgtaaaatccaaggaactattaatggtgtagataatccatatatacGTATTAGGTGAATTTATGCTTAGTAGAAATGtgtagtactgtgtcttttgatagtatagaaatctatacttagtagaaatatatttgcaagagtatgtgcgaggctacttattaattgatatgtttttcttattcagaaattgccaaagaacATATCTGTaagttgtggtatcgagcctgatgaagaaggcttaGCTGGAGTACGCCTTACGGCAAGGGGCTCCGTCTCCATCTGTACTTACGGCGTGGACAcggacggtcgcacacacttaaactccGTTGGGTGAAAGTgattcctcgttggcaagaatcttcgtgttggacaggccatcctaattactatcaggaacacccaccgcccagcCTTGAgaatgatgatcgtcgtcgatatcatctagaactacatatgtgtgtggCTGTATAACTATATATACCTAGTAGAACTGCTATATATGTGTGGTTGTTAGACTACCTAGCTAGTACTGCTTATCATATAGTATGCTATATTCATGTGGGGATGCATGTTGACTATGTATGagtacctataatgctttatgcTATTGTATGACTATATGGTATTGTGGTTAATGATATTGTTATCTGGTACATGTGAAGCTGCAGTTTATAAACTATAAACTGAAACATGAAACGGGGCAGGGAACAGAAAATGATGAAATATACAACAGTAGCGCGGGGATAGAAAAGCGCTACAGATACTTAATAGTAGCGTGTTCTataaaagcgctactgctatagtcAATAGTAGTAGCACTGGTTTataccgcgctactactaactgtTAGCTGTAGTGCTGTAGTAGTAGCGTGGCTACCCGCGCTGCTGATAGCATCAAAACctgcgctactactagggttttccctagtagtgcttgGAGCTATTGTCACTACAAGTAGTTCAATTTTTTTCTTTCCAATCTGCAGTTCACAACACTAAATTGTCTCTAAAAATCTCAAATCATTTCAATTGCATACTACAAGCTATTTAAAATGCTACTAAAATTTAGAGACATATCCCTTCCCTTTAGCTTTGCTAGCCCCTTCCCTTTCCTCTCCATTTTCAGTTGGAGACGACGCTACGCCGCGCTGCGTTTTGCTGGGCGTGAAGGGTGCGAAGTTGGGTGTTGGCTTTTACTAGAACGCTAGAACAAATCCACCCGAAGTTGTACACGTACATGTGGGTGCAAAGCTAGAAGAAGCAAGCAACCTAGCAGCTTGATTGATGTTCCTTGGAATAGTGCACGCACCGCTAGTCAGAACCACATGGCAGAGGATGGGAGTAGCTCGTAACTCATCGGGTTGGCTCGATCTCAACAAAAAAACTCACGGCGACTCGTGAACTAAAAACTTGTGCCAGCCGAGAGATGCAGATGCATATGTATAAGAAAAATTTACCGCCGATTCAAGGTATGGCGGCCGCCACGCTTTGCCCACTGGAGTCCTCCTCAGCCGATGACCGTTTCATTCAAAGTCATTCCATCGCCTCCTGTTGTTTGCGTGAGGAGTGGCACACCAGCATGGCGGTCTCCGTATGACATATGGGGTCCACCAGCCAGCAAAGTAAGCAAAGATAAAGAAAAACATGAGCATTCATGTTTGCACGGTTTCTTCCCCTTGATTTTCAAGGAGGTGATATGTGTTTGCAAACCGCACACGCGCGAGCGCATCCGTTGCAATGAtgcgccgagcaccccccgcccCCTGTTTGCACAGTTCGTACATACCCCGTAGTTTTAAATCCATTTGCATTCAGCTGCAAGCTCTCACTGGTTCACGCCCCCCGGCAGAGGAAACTTGGGTTTGTTCCGTTCATGCAACTTGGTCAGAAACGGAAAATATTTTTAAAACGGGAGACAGAAGCAGTAGAGATGAAACTAGAAAGCCCTGGACCCCCACCCCCATGCGGCGGGCGCACATGAAGCGCGTGCGAGATGAAACAAGTGGCCGGAGACGAGGCAAAGCCGCGGTCGACAAGAGACACGGAGACagggagagagacagagaggggcaaaagaaaggaaaagaaaagcgGTGGCAACTCTCCCACCGAATACGCATCCGTCGCCATCATCCACCCGTACCCGCCTCCCCGGCCCTCAATCTTCACGTGTTCTTCGTGCCCCGCACCACCTCCACCACGTCTCCTTCACTCGCCTAATCTATTCAAAAAACAAAGCAAGCGGCCAGGCATGGAGGATGCGACTCTGCGTGCTTCTCCCTCCCTTCCCTTCCCTTCCCCTCGACACCACCCACCCCCCTATATAACCGCCCTCCCCTCCCCAAGGTACCTCACATCCCACCCCCCACAGCCATCCGTTCACAGACTCACCACAGCCACACCGCAACTTCATCTTCATCAACGAGAAGCAGCGGAGAGCAGCGGCGCCCGGCGAAGAGACAGGACAAGGAGTGTTGCCATGGCAGCGGTGGAGAGCAAGAGCCGGAGGTTCGCGCTGGCGTGCGGCGTCCTCAGCCAGTACGTCAAGGCGGAGCAGAAGATGTcctccgccgtcgccgtcgccccgcgcgcGCCCCCGGCCACCACGCTCAGCCTCATGCCCGGCGCCGACGTCGACCAAGCCGCCGCGGCCGCTGATGAGGCGGGGCCTGCCACGGCCACGCCCCTGACCATCTTCTACGGCGGCAGGGTGGTCGTCTTCGAGGACTTCCCCGCGGACAAGGCGGCCGAGGTGATGCGCATGGCCGCCACCGCCGGCGTCGAGCGCGCGGCCGTCACCCCGGCCCCGGCCCAAGCGGCGCTCGCGGACCTGCCCATCATGCGCAAGGCGTCGCTGCAGAGGTTCTTCGAGAAGCGCAAGGACCGCCTCGGCGCGCGCGCGCCCTACGCCCGCCccgccgcgccggcggccaacaAGGAGTCGGAGGACAAGTCGGCGTCGGCCTCCTCGTGGCTCGGGCTGGCCAACACCGACGGCGCCTTCGCCCTGTGATCCGGACGGACGGACGGGGGCAAGACGGCTTGCCCGCCTCAAGAGATCGTTTGTAGAGCACTTTAAAATGTATTCTTTGGATAAAAATTCGAATAGGGAAAGAAAGAAACAAGATTGAGTTCATAGTATTAAGCcctttttgtttgcttgtttgtttgacCATTCTTTTGATTTCTGCGCGGATCATCAATCATGGTTCGCTCAGAAGGAGATTCAGTTCATGAACCGAATAATAACTTCAAACAACATTTCTTCCTTCTCCGGCGTCACCATTCGTACAGTTTGAGTAGTACACCATGAACCGAAAtgtaaaaaaaaaaaaaaaaaaaaaccaaTCCCCAAATTGGCGAGCAGCAGTTCATGGCGGAGGGGAAGGGTGGGTGAGAAACGGTCAAAAAGGGAGTGGGGGAGCGCAACTTGTCAAAACAAAAGGGGACGGGGGTTGTGGTGGGAGACTTGGACGTGCGTACGCGTCATtgcctttttttcttcttcttcttggaatAACGAAATGGAGCACGTTCATGGCGTTCCAGATAAACAACTGCCCGTCCGTCCGTTGGCCCCTCGCTCTCGGCTCACATGCGCGACGACGCGACgaggaagacgacgaccctcggaaGCCCCGTGGCTCCCTCTCCCCCTCCAACGTGTTGCCGCCACCTGTTGGCCGGTGGTTGGTCGCCGGCCTCGCGAAACCGCGTGGTAGCGCATCGGAATAGTGTGGATGGGCGGCATCCATGGATGCTCGTCTCAACGTGCTCCTCTCCCGGGGCTGGAGGAGAGGTGCTTTTCTCATGGGCGCCCGCCCGATTCGGTCGGTGATGCGCGCTGTCTGTCCCCCGGCCGCCGCCGCAACGTGCTCGGCACGGCGCGTGGGATGGGAACGGCAAGGAAGGAACCGGTTGCTTGTACTACTTGAATGAAAAGCTCCTTTTTTTCGCCTTTCCGGACGACGATTCCGCCACGTTTTTAGTTCGGTTCCGCCACGACGGATCTGAGGGAACTCTTTTTCCCCTGTAGTAGTAGTATAATCTAGTGCTGGTGGTGGTGGCGCGCTGGGTCTGTTTGCCCGCTTTGCGCCCCCCTGAGATCGTGTTTTAGACTTTAGACAGACAAACCAAAGCTACTACTAATAGCACCACCAGAAAAAGGGTCAGAATAGGCCGGCCATGATCGTGCTAGCAGCAGCTTAAAAACGTCAAACTATAGTTGGCTAGACATGCTGGCCTTTCAAAGCACGTTGCCCTGCGGGCGCTAATGATGGACAAATCTCGGCGCATATCTCTGAGGCAGCATGCAATGTTCGTGTGCGACACAACAAGTCAAAGACCGACGCCGCCGGCGGCCTAGCTAGCGAGCTAGCCTAATAAACGAGTAGTATAACCATATGTAAATCTGGTAAGATTCTCCCCTTGAAAAGAAGCATCGTGCTGGATCACGGTTTCAAAAGGGCTTCCGGGACAGGGAGCGATGTCCGCTCCGTTCGTCCGCGGCGGAAGGAAGGAAGCGTGCCGTCTCCATTAGACCAAAGCAGCGGGAGAATGAATGAAAAGAGACAAAACCAAGACCTAAACCACGGGCTGCAACTAGTCCGCGACGCAAAGGTCTCGGAGACAACGTGTGCCCCTTCTGCTCAGGCAGCACGATGGCTGGCTTGGTGAAACTTCTCTGCCCCGGAAAGCATGCAGTAGGGGTGGGAGAAGAAAGATAGCACCCCTGTACCAACCAAACTGCCCAGTTGAGCTGCAGTGCAGGTAAAGAGACTATAGGAGGAGCATGTGCGAGGTGCAGTGTGCTTTCCCTTTCGTCCAAGAATCCAACACTCCGTCACCAGAAGCAAACTCCATCCACCAGCACGTGTTTTCTTTCCGTTGACACATGTTTCAGTCGCCCCTCCACCGCTCATGGATTTTTAAAACCCTAGCAATTTGCGCCGCGTCCCGGCAACCGCTCACACGAGAGGGAAGTTTCAGCACGGCCTCTACCTCCCGTGCGCATCCTGATCAATGGCACGGTCATCCGTACTGCTGCCGTTTCTGCCCCTGCCAATGTCGTAGCTGCACATCCACGAAGAAGAGTACCAATTAATGGACGCTGTCGCGTTTCACACCCGTTTCCCACCCCCAACGCGACAAATCTCACCTTCATGGAGCGTGTTCATTCCAGGGTATATAACCAAACCCCCATCGCCCTCCTTCGTCGGCGCCACCACATTCACCCTCTTCCTCCATCTCAGTTGCCACAAACTCACCCCCCATCGCCCCTTCGTTGGCTGTCACCCTCTCTCCCCCATTACAATGCCGGTGTGACCGTACCCTCACCACGAACCTTTCTCTGAAAAGACCGAAATGGCCCGCGTAGAGAGAGATTTCTAGGAGAGGGTCTGTGGGAGTTCTCGGAGTGGGTCGAGGACCATGCACGTCTTAAGGTTGAATCCGCCATTGCCCGTGCCAGCCTCATCGCCGCCCTCGAGTACTTTGACCACATTTCAATTGCCCCCGTCGAAGAAATGGTCGTCGTACTCACGTTTAAATAAGAACGTGCTACGCAACAACAAAATATACACACACGATCATCAGAAGATCATTATGGGCTTACAAGTCACGATCATCTCACCAATGCACACAAAGGAAGTAGACGAAGGAGAGTTGTTGTAGAGTGACGTTTTCCGCAACTAGGTTGTACCTCTCAGCCACGagaatttcttttcttttgcgGGAAAGCCACAAGAATTTCTTCGGGGAAACCCATCGAACTAGGCGACTCCTCTGAGGTATCCACGTAGGCGACTCCTCCGAGGTATCCAAGTGGACCGACCTATAGCATCACATTTTTATCAGTGAACCGGAACATAGTGCATAGGTACTCTTCACTCACTCCTTAATAGCTTCATGCAACTGATTTTCTCTTTCACTTCACCGTCTCTTCTTATGCAATGTTTTTATGACGTCAGTTAGCATCACATTTCCACCAATAACAGGGGTCTTATTATCGATGCTTAAAATCTCTTAATTATTCGGAATCCTAGCAAAAAAAGCCCGAAAAGCAATAAAATACAGAATTTTTGTTACTGCAACACAAAACATAAGGTAAAAGGTGATGCAAAATGCACTCATCAATATGGCCAACCTTCAGTCGCTGATGTGGTTGTAAATAATGCACAATAAGAGGGTTAAATGTAAGAGCGTCTACAGTCGAGCGCCCCCTCACCTCCCACTTACACTAAGGCGGATGGTCTGGTCACTGACTGTTCAAAAACAGTTGACCCACTTGGGATCCTCAAACCAGTCCCAAACGCTGGACTGACTGACAGGCACGTTTCAACCCTCCTCCACATCTCATGTTTTTTAGAACCCTAGCAATTTACGTCGCGTTTTCTTTTTCCTACGACCGCTCACACGAGAGGGAAGTTTCAGCCCGGCCTCTTCCTCCCGTGCGCATCCCGGTCAATGTCGTAGGCGCACATCCACGAAGAAGAGTGCCAATTGATGGACGTTGCCGCGTTTCACACCTGTTAAGCACCCGAATGCGACAAATCTCACCTTCATTTTCCACTGGAGCGTGCTCATTCCTGGGTATATAACCCATCGCCCTACTTCGTCAGACggggacatgtacctagggtagggtcttagacctgacctagacaccctacccaaggacactacCTTAGAGTccaaggcctacaaggttcaacAAAAGATACCGACTGAAATCACCCCGAAGTGCGACTCACTCGACGGAAGATTCCACTCGGATATCCCAATTCCACTCGAACGTGATAACTTCACTCGACCATACAAAAACCCACTCGGAGTATAGAAGGCCTAAAGTCACCCCAGGAgggcaacggtcaggcgttcactccgtCGTCATGAAGATCATTTATAGCAGGTGTTACCAGTAACGTTCTAGTCTTAACTCACATTGAAcccctgtgtaactgagggctgCAAGGggcctggcgcactctatataagccacccctcccctctggcacaagggttcggaCCCCCTGTAACTATTTCACACATCCAGTCGACAAGCCTCCACGAccccgagacgtagggctgttacctcctccgagaggggcctgaactcgtaaaacttgtGTGCACAACCTAGCCGTAGCAAGGACActgcctcctcctacgtaccccctactcttactgtcagactcattcccacgacagttggcgcccaccgtggggcaggcaTCTGAGCGACTTTCGGTGAGGTTGCAAATTTCGATCTCCATCAacatggtttccggcggtggtTTGGCCCTAGGTCACGAGATCCGTCTCGGAGCGCTCGTCTgcatcgccgacgactccgcctgaCTCCAAGAAGCCCCCCTCAACGTCGAGGCCCTCCCCATCCGCGGGGCGGCGCACTTCCGCGCGAGTGCCTGCGGCGTCCTTTTGCGGCAACCGTCGACTCAGTATCTGTCGGCTCCCGTGGCGTCTTCCCTCCCTACTGTTCGCCGCCGCAAGCGATCCGGTCGCTCGTGGCTCCAGCGGTGGGTAAAGCATGCGGTGGCCCGTCAGTCGACCACCCCACAAATCGGCGATTGAGCCCGATGAATCTCTCTATGGGTCGTTCGATCTGCCGATTGCCCATTCGGATACGCTTTCCGAGTGTGAGAGCAACGATCCCGCGACAGAGGTCCTCA
This genomic window from Aegilops tauschii subsp. strangulata cultivar AL8/78 chromosome 4, Aet v6.0, whole genome shotgun sequence contains:
- the LOC109753471 gene encoding protein TIFY 11b, with product MAAVESKSRRFALACGVLSQYVKAEQKMSSAVAVAPRAPPATTLSLMPGADVDQAAAAADEAGPATATPLTIFYGGRVVVFEDFPADKAAEVMRMAATAGVERAAVTPAPAQAALADLPIMRKASLQRFFEKRKDRLGARAPYARPAAPAANKESEDKSASASSWLGLANTDGAFAL